One Elusimicrobiota bacterium genomic region harbors:
- the rbfA gene encoding 30S ribosome-binding factor RbfA, producing the protein MNELRCARISEILKARISEVIIRDLRDKMGFTTITEVKVTPDLRNATVSYSVLGNEDERKRTAIVLENYRAYINKQIGQDLHIKYTPVIRFEYDNTPARASRVFELLNQIEEENLERTETVFKKPRRYKKSSKKSKK; encoded by the coding sequence ATGAATGAATTAAGATGTGCAAGAATCTCTGAAATATTAAAAGCAAGGATCTCTGAAGTTATAATTAGGGATTTGCGCGATAAGATGGGTTTTACTACAATAACTGAAGTAAAAGTAACCCCTGATTTAAGGAATGCCACGGTTTCCTACAGTGTTTTAGGAAATGAAGATGAAAGAAAAAGAACAGCTATAGTTCTTGAAAATTACAGAGCGTATATTAATAAGCAAATAGGACAAGACCTTCATATAAAATATACCCCGGTAATCAGATTTGAGTATGACAACACACCTGCCCGTGCATCGCGTGTTTTTGAGCTTTTGAATCAAATTGAGGAGGAAAATCTTGAACGTACCGAAACAGTTTTTAAAAAACCTCGCCGATATAAAAAA
- a CDS encoding CoA-binding protein, translating into MENIIKEYLEQKNIAVIGSFCSKDKIAYKIFLKLIEKGYNAFPVNPALSEVENIKCYPTINDISYPIDAVDIVTPPKVTEQIVKDCKGKNIKYVWMQPGAENEAALKFCFDNGLKVIHNVCLMLNIN; encoded by the coding sequence ATGGAAAATATAATTAAAGAATATTTGGAACAGAAAAACATCGCAGTTATTGGTTCTTTTTGTTCAAAAGACAAGATAGCATATAAGATATTTTTAAAACTTATAGAAAAAGGTTACAATGCTTTTCCTGTAAATCCGGCTTTGTCGGAAGTGGAAAATATTAAATGTTATCCTACTATAAATGATATTTCGTATCCTATTGATGCTGTAGACATAGTAACTCCGCCGAAAGTTACCGAACAAATAGTCAAGGATTGTAAAGGAAAAAATATAAAATATGTATGGATGCAGCCGGGCGCGGAAAATGAAGCCGCATTGAAATTCTGTTTTGATAACGGGCTGAAAGTCATACATAATGTTTGTTTGATGTTAAATATAAATTGA
- a CDS encoding rubrerythrin family protein has product MRMELKGSKTEKNLLKAFAGESQARNRYTYFASAAKKEGYEQISSLFIETAENEKEHAKIFFKYLSGGDVEITASYPAGIIKSTEENLLHAAVGENMEWTTIYSDFEKTAKAEGFNNIAESFNQIAKVEKFHEERYRILAKQLQGNSLFKKDKIVKWHCRNCGYIYEGKESPKECPACKHPQSYYEVLSENY; this is encoded by the coding sequence ATAAGAATGGAATTAAAAGGAAGTAAAACAGAAAAAAATCTTTTGAAGGCATTTGCAGGTGAATCGCAGGCAAGAAATAGGTATACTTATTTTGCATCTGCTGCAAAAAAAGAAGGTTACGAACAAATTTCATCTCTTTTTATTGAAACAGCAGAAAATGAAAAAGAACACGCTAAGATATTTTTTAAATATCTATCAGGTGGCGATGTGGAGATTACAGCGAGTTATCCCGCGGGTATTATCAAATCAACAGAGGAAAATTTACTTCATGCCGCTGTAGGTGAAAATATGGAATGGACAACTATTTATTCGGATTTTGAAAAGACAGCAAAAGCTGAGGGATTTAATAATATTGCTGAATCATTTAATCAGATAGCTAAAGTGGAAAAATTTCATGAGGAAAGATATCGAATTCTTGCTAAACAGCTGCAAGGGAATAGTTTATTTAAAAAGGATAAAATCGTAAAATGGCACTGCCGCAACTGCGGTTATATTTATGAAGGCAAAGAATCGCCGAAGGAATGTCCGGCCTGCAAACATCCACAAAGCTATTATGAAGTATTATCAGAAAATTATTAA
- a CDS encoding phosphohydrolase, translating to MFEKCPGQSTRNLKVGIYKCSYCAQEVEIFSDEFRVKCPKCKKFVFKDKIPSCIEWCKSARECIGAERWDKVKDILKENKNGIKRK from the coding sequence ATGTTTGAAAAGTGTCCCGGTCAATCGACAAGAAATCTAAAAGTAGGAATATATAAATGTTCTTATTGTGCTCAGGAAGTTGAAATATTTTCTGATGAGTTTCGGGTCAAGTGTCCAAAATGCAAAAAGTTTGTTTTTAAAGATAAAATCCCGTCTTGTATCGAATGGTGCAAGTCTGCAAGAGAGTGTATCGGAGCAGAAAGATGGGATAAAGTTAAAGATATTTTAAAGGAGAATAAGAATGGAATTAAAAGGAAGTAA
- a CDS encoding flavin reductase family protein, with product MEQNRKKIIEAVNKISYGLYVITSVSSDGRINGQIGNTVFQITSVPLRVAIGINKKNYTYELIKESGVFVINILKQSQLELVSLFGLKSGRDINKFENVKYNLSTVKAPILDDILAWMECKVISEMFIDCGTHMIIVADVINGDVVASDEPLLYKFYRDSKIKK from the coding sequence ATGGAACAAAATAGAAAAAAAATAATCGAAGCAGTAAATAAAATATCTTATGGGCTTTATGTGATAACATCAGTAAGTAGCGACGGTCGCATAAATGGTCAAATAGGCAACACTGTTTTTCAGATAACGTCAGTGCCTTTACGGGTAGCCATTGGAATAAATAAGAAAAATTATACTTATGAACTTATTAAAGAAAGCGGTGTTTTTGTGATAAATATATTAAAACAGAGCCAGTTAGAATTGGTTTCTCTTTTTGGGCTTAAATCCGGGCGCGATATTAATAAATTTGAAAATGTTAAATATAACCTCTCTACTGTAAAAGCACCTATTTTAGACGATATTCTTGCCTGGATGGAATGTAAAGTTATATCAGAGATGTTTATTGATTGTGGCACACATATGATAATTGTTGCGGATGTTATTAATGGTGATGTTGTCGCTTCTGATGAACCGTTATTGTACAAGTTTTACAGAGATAGTAAAATAAAAAAGTAA
- a CDS encoding ferritin family protein has protein sequence MGKIKSLEFALDFEIKGTILYLKIAKKTKNILSKQLFYSLASQEVNHAKDVEEIYEQIKVNNNSELDMSKSVFSIEKEIKEYFIRAKNIDLKKDSENVFGYDIAMEMEKKGYSAYANFRENAKNDLEKDFFGQLMKQEKEHLDSLSNVYFYLTKTGDWFQEEESKTWSWMNL, from the coding sequence AAGGAACAATACTTTATCTTAAGATTGCTAAAAAAACTAAAAATATACTATCTAAACAGCTTTTTTATTCGTTGGCATCACAAGAAGTTAATCATGCTAAAGATGTGGAAGAGATATATGAACAAATAAAAGTAAATAATAATTCTGAATTAGATATGTCGAAAAGTGTTTTTTCTATTGAAAAAGAAATTAAGGAATATTTTATTCGGGCAAAAAACATAGATTTAAAAAAAGATTCTGAAAATGTTTTCGGTTATGATATTGCAATGGAAATGGAAAAAAAGGGTTACAGTGCATATGCTAATTTTCGCGAGAACGCTAAAAATGATTTAGAAAAAGATTTTTTCGGACAATTAATGAAACAAGAGAAAGAACATTTGGATTCATTGAGCAATGTTTATTTTTATTTAACAAAAACTGGCGATTGGTTTCAGGAAGAAGAGAGTAAAACATGGAGCTGGATGAATTTATAA